In Ictidomys tridecemlineatus isolate mIctTri1 unplaced genomic scaffold, mIctTri1.hap1 Scaffold_604, whole genome shotgun sequence, the genomic window gtctgtataattgacatcacccaacttggggaggcaaggggaatgctgagaagatcagttcttcaaaactcctactttttcaaaaaactcattgaaaggcagggccccacttgcagccatcagtggttgacagatggcacagaggcttcaatgtgaaaccatgaatgtcaatcattacaagtgcttctgacactctAGTTCAACCAGGGACAGCCCAAAGTGCTCAacaagaacacactttgttcctgcaagtggaagcagcttgcatgaactgcttcagtcaggaaattccaagctcttctcagcaagcacatccagagcacagttctggcccaatagaaaaagagtcctagcaagagggtccaacacctacgatcaccttcataaggtagcttcccatcttctgtgtagaagtgggtttctccttggcatttatgctgtggaggagaccactaggagctaaacttcatgcaggaccatctgacctggactttttgcaagccctatgaagccctcacacaagatcaaatgctacaggattttGCAGAATAGTCCAGGCAACAGTAGACAgtcattcattgtctagagtctaagattcctagatgcatggcattcattatcatcaaatgcacaattttgatcaaaaatcatatatatatatatctttccaatctgaatcaaaaaaatcaaaaatatccccaaatccaaagagtggatccccattgtgatgctaccagtggaaaattccacagctgacctcaagggatggttcacagtcaaaacacagctccatgaaaaatattacatgacatgaccttctgGTTATGTGGAAAGTGGCATGggaagtacacatgcatgtcttcttcagacatgGGATTCATTTGCAGGACACCTTATGCAAttgaaaatactccaaaatgggagaaatcagaaccatgtctccaaagtatttcagaagagaCCAACTCCAACAGTTTATCTAtctctcattgtgtgtgtgtgtgctctagtgtgtgtgtgtgtgtgtgtgtgtgtgtgctctagtgtgtgtgtgtgtgtgtgctctagtgtgtgtgtgtgtgtgctctagtgtttgtgtgtgtgtgttctctagtgtgtgtttgtgtgtctttgtttctgtttgtacCATGATAGCCGATACTTCATTGCCCCTATTGGaaaaactgactcagataatgccatctgccaaactcctaaaaaacaaacttcttgctgatacaaggaaacattccttcctgttggtttggatgtgtcctttaggaatcactgctacatttagtatactcaaatcatcactgtagatcaggtaacaaaaacatatatattttaaaataataatatattaatagaaacaacaaatacaggatagattaacaactgtgttactaaacaaggtcaaggacaatggcaaactatagattcaaactttgaagcaaatagtaatcaatgtaaatattcctgggctgcctcagtcccgcccaggcacacagcagcagaatggttttgcaagcatcctcaggagggctgcagccttcTTTGTAGgatgagagggaggttgaggctggatccactcatcattcttttgggagaggctccttttcctcagcacaaaGTTGGATTctgtgtgagggttctttgcataaaatacgttggcctgcgctggaatcctcagctctggggagagagaggtgtacaaaataaggtggctcaggaggtgctccctaggacaccccaacatctgagagcctgtgccagaaaaggccagagccacacacctgggagctctccaattcagcaccaataccaacaaagaccacctccacagtcctccctgaggaagaactaggcagagcacttcaacagacctaatgtctgttcctaccaaaggctttggactccagaacatcccaggtcctcttgcatctgccaaagcacaccactagatttacatctgaaatctcccacaaaaggctcctgtgccgaagattcagaccccacatgagccatcttcacaggtgggtttggagggaagcattggatggtgagtgctctgatgtcaacatgaaattcttattcaagatgaatactctactgggaggtgggagggactggaagaaaggttgagcatggttggaggaagacctaaaaaGGGTTGTGCCCTGGGAAAAAATACCTTGTTCCtattggctccactgaatcctcattctccatgTAGAGGTCCTCCTACTCCTctccatatttctctctctccctctctgccagcctcgttccctctctcccactctatgcctttgtggcaagggctgaggagctctccactgccacacactagagctttatggacagcctcagtgcacaaccaaagagaaagctatgaaacccagagaaaaaggcctaggattcctcttctgagttattttcctcaagtatggccacagtgaggacaggctacCCAGCatggataccacattagagccatgcttctgtgTTGGTGGAGCCCACCTCCATGTGGACCAGCCtcagagaatggaggccacattccgaATGCTGCCCTattgagaacaatggttccaaagaccagcaaagggaatgcttccctccaacatggtgtatggcccagtggtgccatgaccctgggtgggggaatacaacagccagcttctccttcctctgaacacctgtttcctgtcgccctcctctaacctagagcctgttctccatcccttctgggttggatgtggggatctctgctatgaatttctaaggCTACCAAGgtcccagacagacttcctcttccatagattctactaacctaacagtaggttaatataggaaaaaattgatcctagaactcatagggatggtggtcttcagcatacataggctgggataatggctgctgtggtgtttggctcacaaaaaaccaaccaatcaaccaacgAAAAAGcgctggcattattatcagatgagctctgtggctacgtgctcaggaagccctcctCTGACTTTAATTTGgaatcataacctggctattgtgatcactccttggcagGTGGACTCAGGTACAGACAACCAGGGAATTTGCCCAAACACAGATGATTCAGGCTGtcccccaggctgtgttttcttcccaatttcatcctgttactgcttgctagaatcctggcaatgctctgcccaggcagtggttttctgatcatacagaaggctttcaatcctactgcttcaatccacaaaatgccagttccctctttagcccatgcattcccatgttcctctgaaaccactcctatcccagaccacagaaccatactgctcctggaaagaggctttcctcctcactcctcactgATGTCAGCTTTAGATGCCTGTTCATGTCCAGgggaggcacctggtggggagccacaatatccactggggtataccattgGACCTCGAGACCTCCCACCAGCAGAAGTgtagttggctttgtgcacgagcccCAACACACtctgttggagtgttcttgggggtcagagactactctttggtgctaagagttaacttgagtccacatcctgacccttgctccctgccatctgattgtcccacttactctgacggtgagagatgatttggcccagctcatattcctccggcttctcctgagtaagcaagtgtagctcgagggccctgcggatgacgacaggagcccgatcgtggcaggtcacctggagcagcatgggagacaggccttcaggaaatgggccttgaagtgactactcaaggacagtgggcaggggcattctggaggcacctccactctaaatacaagggcaacatccatgaccctactacctgaagCTGGCCTCCTGCTCATCGGGCGGGCTCTTCCCATAGgttactagcccaatccttgtacataggacttcctgggccTGCCATTGCTCcttgtggagctgcactcctctcgaagtgaaaggaccccactacctgcatacagatgcaatctcatcccaaaagttgggaggaatgagacaatagcctccaagatcccaggtctgcccgaggatgcaggcggcattgggaatggcctaggcacaaaacctagaggctttggtctaGATTCCAGGGACAAAAACAGACCcagaaacatgaccacacacaggagtgacgaaagatAGTCACGAGagttcctggcctccagaggctcagtgctggctggggtgtaggagggcacctcatccggcaagggtggtcattgggttacctggacatttagtgtgcttgctccacatccatatcgactctgcagagagaccctctcagctccttgttcaaggaacatgcagaacctcacactgctgtcctcctccatagacGTCAGCATCCCATACAGGGGAAACTGCAACCTAGGTCCCgtcctgttctcatctgtcacccataccggcctctgcccttctggactgcatgctgccacctgacacacagactccctcagacatggcggtggacaagctgctgctatccctcatctcagctccagcccttcacactgacctctcccttcttgattcccatctatcctcctgatcttccagaagctccaatgcaagagggcatgagtagtccatggtattggaccagtgtctgctccccacccaggtgtaagcaccgggggacacccctgctcccaggcttaccaggaccttcttggccatctttggactttgtgtttctaagtggacgtgaattaagcaggtgtctcccacctgcttgtgggaaagtggcctggaggacttgcaggttgattctgagaactgtgggggatggaacatcatcaaacccagaaacagaaagccaccccagcctgtcagttggctctatgggcttctagcacatatgtccaggttatgaggcttcttatttccccaggtgggagtggaatggcagcacaagtacagcttgaataaggtaggtgtttacctcctttcccttgacctcggggcgtttcctcacgatgaaatattgtattcccggattcatggacagatacacgagtgagtggtcagggaccttgatttctgcagagcgaagtggagagaattgttaggtggcactcaaggattataccacaaaacacccacaacccctgagagtctccgccaggcccaccacactttggtattttggggccaaggcccactttctcttggctgtgagttatcctgagcccactgtcgatcatgtctccccactgtctgattgtcctacttactctcatccTCAGATATCatactcagcagctcaaagttgttcacatcctcatgctgcaacaaattttggtccaaggccctgcggataAGGCTTGTCACCGTCTCCTgacaggtcacctggatcagggtgggaacacatgtcatcagagaatggcttttagaggagctacccagaagactgtggtcaaacattcaggagaaatgttagctacatatacaagggcacaatcttgttatcctacTAACCAAGTGTGGCCTCCATATcccccctgggttcttgcaatgtgctactagaacaatcctggtacaaatatctgcctgtacctgccatctcccctccccctggggagccacattccactcaggtcaaaagaccaaactgcctatgcacagacacactctcatctcactgagatggcagcaatgggccagggatctgcacacaaagtgtgctctgggatgcaggctgcctttgtgggtggaagaggcagatgcactgaaaattttggtcctttatgccactacacaaaacagactcagatacaagagtgtgcacttgagtgcttcatgacagCTCtaagaggccctgggctctggaagctcggtgcgggtctggttgtaatgatgtacttgactcagcactggcagtcactgaacatgtctcctctgcagctggacacctgcagcattagcgtgtctactgcacatccatagaaattctgccaagaacccctttagctccgtatttacatacatgcaaaggctgacattccgaagctttggcatgacctcccaggtgatcccgaccccaaattcctacacctagtcatgctaaggaggttctcttccctgccaccaggaacacatccCCTCTAACatatgtgacaagtcactgccacctcctctgctccaacctcactaattgagaataccaagttgtaggcactgcagcctgcaccctggacatatctctgccttcatctgtccacagcacttccttctgcacttctggcctgccaaacccacaGTACACAGGCCCACGCACTgctggagctgggcatgctgatgctctccctcctcaggtcaagcccttaagacggACCTCTCtctatttcccaccacagccccggggttggctgtgtctcctgccttccactgtgtggacacccaggaggcagccctgctgtcgggcttaccaggatgcgctttgtctccctcaggctctgtccctctaggaggacgtgaacaaagcggctgtcttccacctgctcactggagtgaagcagtgaggagctgctactggtgacttttctcaggcaccactcattgctttgggtggcatggggcaatgatcctgcagtcactgcagagctgctgctcatagctgctggggtcctggatgccactgccacagaaggctccaagaactgtgggggatgacaacatcagcaaaacccagcaactgcaccccacccagcctggaagttggctctgtgggcgttctacaacatccatccagaacctgaggttcttgtccccttggaggatgtggagtggcaccaggagtaaagactgaagaaggtggctgtttacctcctttggcttgatcttcaacgacttgctggcatctgtttcccgaagaagaaagttataatccactcctccatccagggcgtaatatactTTCCCATCTGCAGGGATcttcagctctggagaggcaggggcagaggcgtggtaggtgacact contains:
- the LOC144374180 gene encoding uncharacterized protein LOC144374180 isoform X3, whose protein sequence is MAQDSYSDCVCVCVCVCVCVCVFVLMGTVPLCFDSSVLAQVIFLFVTISILNPPFLVPTQGENDQNTEEPFRVQSLEPYRQDQRRNELLPDIGGRNLHFSSNMGLISWDSILTQQVLDLLFPSASPSFLGTWVNFFTEDFHQPPGSLSLQLLLPYMYLFLEHQAHHLLAPTEDDISSQAEPESQADCATSSVPVTAPKPTPEPEPSPWEGAELESRTSGVSTRYSPRPQYNRRVRGRCLIHVYLENENTTQYRSILVTCQDTTPVIIRRALDAHLLQQEDPKNYELLQIVSNHQKLKIPADGKVYYALDGGVDYNFLLRETDASKSLKIKPKEFLEPSVAVASRTPAAMSSSSAVTAGSLPHATQSNEWCLRKVTSSSSSLLHSSEQVEDSRFVHVLLEGQSLRETKRILVTCQETVTSLIRRALDQNLLQHEDVNNFELLSMISEDEKIKVPDHSLVYLSMNPGIQYFIVRKRPEVKGKEVTCHDRAPVVIRRALELHLLTQEKPEEYELGQIISHRQKLRIPAQANVFYAKNPHTESNFVLRKRSLSQKNDEWIQPQPPSHPTKKAAALLRMLAKPFCCCVPGRD
- the LOC144374180 gene encoding uncharacterized protein LOC144374180 isoform X4; this encodes MRFDPLFPEEFHTEGENDQNTEEPFRVQSLEPYRQDQRRNELLPDIGGRNLHFSSNMGLISWDSILTQQVLDLLFPSASPSFLGTWVNFFTEDFHQPPGSLSLQLLLPYMYLFLEHQAHHLLAPTEDDISSQAEPESQADCATSSVPVTAPKPTPEPEPSPWEGAELESRTSGVSTRYSPRPQYNRRVRGRCLIHVYLENENTTQYRSILVTCQDTTPVIIRRALDAHLLQQEDPKNYELLQIVSNHQKLKIPADGKVYYALDGGVDYNFLLRETDASKSLKIKPKEFLEPSVAVASRTPAAMSSSSAVTAGSLPHATQSNEWCLRKVTSSSSSLLHSSEQVEDSRFVHVLLEGQSLRETKRILVTCQETVTSLIRRALDQNLLQHEDVNNFELLSMISEDEKIKVPDHSLVYLSMNPGIQYFIVRKRPEVKGKEFSESTCKSSRPLSHKQVGDTCLIHVHLETQSPKMAKKVLVTCHDRAPVVIRRALELHLLTQEKPEEYELGQIISHRQKLRIPAQANVFYAKNPHTESNFVLRKRSLSQKNDEWIQPQPPSHPTKKAAALLRMLAKPFCCCVPGRD
- the LOC144374180 gene encoding uncharacterized protein LOC144374180 isoform X2, which produces MAQDSYSDCVCVCVCVCVCVCVFVLMGTVPLCFDSSVLAQVIFLFVTISILNPPFLVPTQGENDQNTEEPFRVQSLEPYRQDQRRNELLPDIGGRNLHFSSNMGLISWDSILTQQVLDLLFPSASPSFLGTWVNFFTEDFHQPPGSLSLQLLLPYMYLFLEHQAHHLLAPTEDDISSQAEPESQADCATSSVPVTAPKPTPEPEPSPWEGAELESRTSGVSTRYSPRPQYNRRVRGRCLIHVYLENENTTQYRSILVTCQDTTPVIIRRALDAHLLQQEDPKNYELLQIVSNHQKLKIPADGKVYYALDGGVDYNFLLRETDASKSLKIKPKEFLEPSVAVASRTPAAMSSSSAVTAGSLPHATQSNEWCLRKVTSSSSSLLHSSEQVEDSRFVHVLLEGQSLRETKRILVTCQETVTSLIRRALDQNLLQHEDVNNFELLSMISEDEKIKVPDHSLVYLSMNPGIQYFIVRKRPEVKGKEFSESTCKSSRPLSHKQVGDTCLIHVHLETQSPKMAKKVLVAACSPEGQRPVWVTDENRTGPRLQFPLYGMLTSMEEDSSVRFCMFLEQGAERVSLQSRYGCGASTLNVQVTQ
- the LOC144374180 gene encoding uncharacterized protein LOC144374180 isoform X1, translated to MAQDSYSDCVCVCVCVCVCVCVFVLMGTVPLCFDSSVLAQVIFLFVTISILNPPFLVPTQGENDQNTEEPFRVQSLEPYRQDQRRNELLPDIGGRNLHFSSNMGLISWDSILTQQVLDLLFPSASPSFLGTWVNFFTEDFHQPPGSLSLQLLLPYMYLFLEHQAHHLLAPTEDDISSQAEPESQADCATSSVPVTAPKPTPEPEPSPWEGAELESRTSGVSTRYSPRPQYNRRVRGRCLIHVYLENENTTQYRSILVTCQDTTPVIIRRALDAHLLQQEDPKNYELLQIVSNHQKLKIPADGKVYYALDGGVDYNFLLRETDASKSLKIKPKEFLEPSVAVASRTPAAMSSSSAVTAGSLPHATQSNEWCLRKVTSSSSSLLHSSEQVEDSRFVHVLLEGQSLRETKRILVTCQETVTSLIRRALDQNLLQHEDVNNFELLSMISEDEKIKVPDHSLVYLSMNPGIQYFIVRKRPEVKGKEFSESTCKSSRPLSHKQVGDTCLIHVHLETQSPKMAKKVLVTCHDRAPVVIRRALELHLLTQEKPEEYELGQIISHRQKLRIPAQANVFYAKNPHTESNFVLRKRSLSQKNDEWIQPQPPSHPTKKAAALLRMLAKPFCCCVPGRD